In bacterium, the sequence AATGGAGATACGCAAGTTTGAGGGAAATCCCGTTCATCCGGGCAGCCGCGGGAAGAATTGCGCCAAGGGTCCGGCAACCATCAATCAGATCAAGGATCCGGAGCGCATTCTCTACCCGATGAAACGCGCCGGGAAACGCGGCGAAGGCAAATGGACCCGTGTCGACTGGCACGAAGTGTTAGAAGACATAGGCAGCCGCATTGGAAAAGCGATTCGCGAAGGACGCGGCAACGAAATCATGTACCACGTGGGGCGCCCTGGACACGAACGCTACATGGATCGCGTTCTAAAAGCGTGGGGCGTGGATGGGCATAACAGCCATACGAACATCTGCTCTTCCAGCGCGCGTCTTGGATATCAGCTCTGGCAAGGAGCGGACCGTCCCTCTCCGGATCATGCCAATGCGCGCTTCATTCTTCTCTTGAGCGCGCATCTCGAATCCGGACACTATTTCAATCCGCATGCGCAGCGCATCATTGAAGGGAAACTGAAAGGCGCAAAGCTCGCAGTGATCGATCCTCGACTCTCCAACACAGCATCGATGGCGGATTACTGGTTGCCTGCATGGCCGGGAAGCGAATCCGCTTTGCTGCTCGCCATGGCCAACTTCATTCTGGAGCAAAAGCTGTATGACCGCGAATTCGTGCGGGACTGGACCAACTGGGAGCAGTTTATGCGCGAAGAATGCTCCGAAAGCGAATGCACTTTTGAAAATTTTGAAATCGAATTGAAGAAGATTTACGCCCAGTACACTCCCGAATTCGGGGAAAAAGAAACCGGGATCCCCGCGGCTACGATTGCAGAAATCGCCCAGGGAATCGGCAGAGCAGGGAGCGCGTTTGCAGCGCACATCTGGCGTGGCACTGCATCAGGAAATCGCGGCGGATGGAACGTTGCGCGTTGTCTTGAATTCCTGCATGTGCTCACGGGAAGTGTTGGGTCCCGTGGTGGTATGTTGCCGAATACATGGACAAAGTACAACCCCACTTTCTGGCTGGAACCTCCAGGACAGAAGTTCTGGAACACGCTTCTCTTTCCTGATGAATATCCCTTGACTCACTATGAAATGAGTTTTCTGCTGCCACACTTTTTGAAAGAAGGTCGCGGCAAATTGGATGTTTATTTCACGCGGGTTTATAACCCTGTCTGGACAAACCCCGATGGTTTCACCTGGATGGAAGTGCTGAAAGATGAATCCAAAATCGGATTGCATGTTGCGCTGACACCCACCTGGAGCGAAACAGCGCTGTTTGCCGATTACATTCTTCCCATGGGCCACGCTGGTGAACGCCACGACATTCAAAGCCAGGAAACGCACGCAGGCCGATGGGTTTCCTTCCGGCAACCGGTGTTGCGCGTTGCGATGGAAAAAATGGGAAAGAAGGTCAACTTCACCTATGAAGCAAACCCGGGAAAAGTGTGGGAGGAAGATGAATTCTGGATTGAACTCTCCTGGCACCTCGATCCCACGGGCGAACTGGGGATCCGGAAGTATTTTGAGTCTCCTTACGAGCCGGGACGCAAACTGCGCATCGATGAATATTACCGGTGGATTTTCGAGAATTCGGTGCCCGGGCTTCCGCAAGCCGCCGCAAAGGAGAATCTTTCTCCTCTTGAGTACATGCGAAAATACGGAGCCTTTGAAATCCCCGAAAACGTCTATGAAAAACACAAAAAGCCGCTAGCAGATGCGAACTATGACATCGACAACACGACCGGCCTTGTAAAAAAGGACGGTAAAGCTGTGGGAATCAACATCAACGGCAAACTGTTGGAAGGGTTTCCAACTCCCTCGCGAAAACTGGAGTTCTATTCGCCAACAATGAAAGAATGGAAGTGGCCGGAATATGCAATTCCCACTTACGTGAAAAGCCACATTGCGCGTGAAGATCTGGATTCCACAAAGAACGAATTCTTTTTGATTCCAACATTCCGCTTGCCTACTATGATTCACACGCGCTCAGGCAATGCAAAATGGCTCAACGAAATCTCGCATAAGAACCCGGTCTGGATACATCATTCCGATGCGGAGCGGCTTGGTTTGCGCGATGCGGATCTGATCAAAGTGCACACCGAGATCGGCTACTTCGTGAATCGCATCTGGCGAACCGAAGGAATCAGGCCGGGTGTGATCGCGTGCTCTCATCACATGGGACGCTGGAGACTCGATGCCGATCAGGGCAGCCGCTGGGCGACCGCGCTGGTAAAAATCGATGAAACCGGAGATGGCAGCTACCGGATGAGACACATCGAAGGGATTAAACCTTTTCGCAGTGAAGATCCGGATTCATCGCGCATCTGGTGGACCGATGGGGGCGTGCATCAAAACATCACTTTCCCGGTGCACCCCGATCCGATCAGCGGCATGCATTGCTGGCATCAAAAAGTGCGGCTTGAGAAAGTATCCCCGGAAGACCGTTACGGAGACATCTACGTGGATACCAAAAAATCTTTCGCCATCTATAAAGAATGGCTCGCGCAAACAAGATCCGGACCGGCCGCAAACGGATTGCGTAGACCTTTGTGGTTAACCCGCCCCGTTCGCCCTGCTGATGAAATGTTCTATAAGAAGGATTGACGCATGCCACAAAAACTATCCGTTTGTTGTTTTCTACTGATATTTGGGATGGCCCAG encodes:
- a CDS encoding molybdopterin-dependent oxidoreductase; amino-acid sequence: MELSDYPPPEKWDDWVEFEARAWPRRVQRRYTLVPTICFNCEAACGLLAYIDKETMEIRKFEGNPVHPGSRGKNCAKGPATINQIKDPERILYPMKRAGKRGEGKWTRVDWHEVLEDIGSRIGKAIREGRGNEIMYHVGRPGHERYMDRVLKAWGVDGHNSHTNICSSSARLGYQLWQGADRPSPDHANARFILLLSAHLESGHYFNPHAQRIIEGKLKGAKLAVIDPRLSNTASMADYWLPAWPGSESALLLAMANFILEQKLYDREFVRDWTNWEQFMREECSESECTFENFEIELKKIYAQYTPEFGEKETGIPAATIAEIAQGIGRAGSAFAAHIWRGTASGNRGGWNVARCLEFLHVLTGSVGSRGGMLPNTWTKYNPTFWLEPPGQKFWNTLLFPDEYPLTHYEMSFLLPHFLKEGRGKLDVYFTRVYNPVWTNPDGFTWMEVLKDESKIGLHVALTPTWSETALFADYILPMGHAGERHDIQSQETHAGRWVSFRQPVLRVAMEKMGKKVNFTYEANPGKVWEEDEFWIELSWHLDPTGELGIRKYFESPYEPGRKLRIDEYYRWIFENSVPGLPQAAAKENLSPLEYMRKYGAFEIPENVYEKHKKPLADANYDIDNTTGLVKKDGKAVGININGKLLEGFPTPSRKLEFYSPTMKEWKWPEYAIPTYVKSHIAREDLDSTKNEFFLIPTFRLPTMIHTRSGNAKWLNEISHKNPVWIHHSDAERLGLRDADLIKVHTEIGYFVNRIWRTEGIRPGVIACSHHMGRWRLDADQGSRWATALVKIDETGDGSYRMRHIEGIKPFRSEDPDSSRIWWTDGGVHQNITFPVHPDPISGMHCWHQKVRLEKVSPEDRYGDIYVDTKKSFAIYKEWLAQTRSGPAANGLRRPLWLTRPVRPADEMFYKKD